DNA from Insulibacter thermoxylanivorax:
GAGATGACGGTCTCAGAACCGAGTTTTGTCCGAAAAATCGTATAAAACGGCATTTTGGGTTTCTCGGCAGCATGTTTTATCCTAATAATTGTACAAAACCTCCGAGCTCTCACATCATCGCCGAACCGGTTTTCCTGTGCATAGATCCCCGTTGATCTGGTCACAATAGATAGAAACAACTGGCTTCCGCGGCTTACATGGATAACGGCGGAGCTGACTGGATAAGAGGGGATCGATGTGAATACTCGACGTTTATCTGGTTTGCTGAAAGAACTGAAGAGGATATTTCGAAGAAGGCGCAAGCTGGGACTCAGCTTCATCTTCTTGATCGTCGCAGCCGGCACAGCGATTCTCGCCTTGAACACCCATGAGGAGGAACAGACTGCGCAGAATTCCGCAGAGAGGCTGCGGGAACAAGCGATTGCAGCATGGGCTGCGTCGGATTCGACAGGCAAGGCGCGCACTGAATTAATATCCTATCTTCAGGAACACGAGGTGGAACAATCCGTCGAAGTCTATAGGATCTATGTGTGCGGAGAAGAGAAGCAATCATACGGCAAGCTGACCTCCAAGCAAATCCTCGAACTGTTGGAGCAGCATCCAAATTGGCAGGTCGATGAGTACGGCAGCAACTATAGTACTTCGTCCGGGAATGAATACGATGCTAAGTCCGGAAATGAAAGCGAAGCTGCGTCCATGAGCAGCTCCAGCGAAGAGGTCATTATCTTCTACGAATACATCGAGGATCTGTCTGAACGCTGCAAACAATCGGCATATATCGGCCTGGATGCCATGGATCATTTGACATTGTTTGAGGGATCGCCGGCGGAGGAACAGGTGATTCGGACCTTTTTTCAGATCGATATCGA
Protein-coding regions in this window:
- a CDS encoding BofC C-terminal domain-containing protein, giving the protein MNTRRLSGLLKELKRIFRRRRKLGLSFIFLIVAAGTAILALNTHEEEQTAQNSAERLREQAIAAWAASDSTGKARTELISYLQEHEVEQSVEVYRIYVCGEEKQSYGKLTSKQILELLEQHPNWQVDEYGSNYSTSSGNEYDAKSGNESEAASMSSSSEEVIIFYEYIEDLSERCKQSAYIGLDAMDHLTLFEGSPAEEQVIRTFFQIDIEHLKSSLPEEAIESLYNGIRIRDYAQYNSVISTFSQYAVEKSERDQTVETEGFEAEAAEAEASDNMKITQ